In Lycium barbarum isolate Lr01 chromosome 9, ASM1917538v2, whole genome shotgun sequence, the DNA window CAACAATAATATTTAATTGCACATCCAGTGTGACTCGAAACCCTACGAAAATAGTGCggtattattttttataatttaaatagaagaaaataatattatgaatgataTGTGAGATATGATTCATTTTTCGAATGATTGATTCCACGAGGACTTACCACTCCTTCAATATAAACCAATATATCTCTCACTCTCACCTAGCTGAAACATGTTTTGAACCACCAAGAAATTTAGAAATTGGGACAGATTTGAGCAAAATGAGATGGATATCAAATAGAAATCAATAACGGTTGAAGAGTCCCACatcgaataaaaaaaaaaaaaagatgaatggTCTGCTTATATGGTCTTGGATAATTCTCCCCTCATGATCTAGCTTTAGGGGTTCAATTAGGCACAAAATTCATTTCTTTAGAATAACTTTTGTAAGTAAGTCTTGTAATTAACCCATACTGATTTAACTTAAATAAAAATAACTAACACCAATAAGAGCGTACATAGTAGGATAAATGAAATGTCTCCACCTTTAATCATGGATTACGAATTGAGTCTGAGAATAGAGAAATTCATGGTAGGGTGTTGAATGCAACCATTTCACCTAATCATTTAAGACTTTTAAGTTATATACCTAATACCGTCCCCTCACATGAGGGTTTGGTTCTTTTTACGAGGTAAGCACAAGAAAACTCTTAATTTTCATAACGAGAGACAATGAGACTTAAATTCATGACCTTTGCTTTTATATCACTTTGAAGTGTGTGTCATCTAAAAGTTTAAGCTAATTAAAACTAGATATCAAACTTCAAAGCTGCATTCTTTTCTCTCTCAAAACCTTCATAAGAGCAAAAACCATGCTATAATTTTTCAAGAATCTTCAATGGGGTTGCCCAAGAAACCACTTTGTTGCATTTTCTCTGTTTTCTTGGTCATTCTTGCAATTTTCAAACTAATAGCACCAGTTGAATCTGCATCTGGTGACACTACTTTAGTGTACAAAGGTTGTGCAAAACAGGCATTATCAGATCCATCTGGTGTTTACTCACAAGCCCTTTCAACTCTTTTTGGCTCACTTGTTTCACAATCTTCAAAGTCTAAGTTTTACAAAACTACTACAGGTACCggccaaacaacaataacagGTCTTTTTCAATGTATAGGTGACCTTTCAAATGTTGATTGTTATAAATGTGTGAATGGTTTACCTGTTATTAAATCTGTATTGCAAAGAATACTTTGAACCAGTAAGTTAGACTAATTTCTGAAACAGAAAACAAAATCTGTCCAATTTCTGCAAAACTGTAGAAAACGAAATTAACAGAAAAATAatatgaacaatatatggaaaaTCAAACCAAGCCCACTGAattcacagtgtgtccttaaggaaattattccccttaATGTACCTGAGGTTTTGGAAtctttcctcccaggatagaacgatttactcaccaaaATAGCGGTACAGAAAATTCAGGTGACTACGAACCACTCGAAGGTAGTATATCACACGAGAGTTTTTAAGAAGTGCggagaaagaagaagatgaatatcAGAAAATTTCGTAAGGAAAAATTTCAAGGATCAACAGAAATATATAGCCTGTTTGGGAAAGGTTTGCAACTTTTCAGAAAAATTCCGTTGAAAACACGGAGGGAAATGttttaaattaatccgggaaaGAAAGAAAACGAGCCGGGTCGCGAGTCAGgatctttaattaattaattaattaaataattaaaattaaaggaaatttgatccaaaaagattatcaatcaaatcatttgaccaaatTCAAATCCAAAGTCAAAGCCCAAGCCGAAgtcgagcgacgacgacggcgtgAAGAGACCCTCTTCTTGATCCTTTAGCAACACGAAGGagtgcttctacttttaagtaggagaacttttctttccaccacATATGAGCGACAAATGTTTACTTCATAAAGTAAGAGGGAACAACTCATTTTTTCCCTCCACTTCTTTTtcctccatttcccattcaacctatcaattaaacccaacaatcccccacatgaatggggaatggctataagaTAAAGGAATGCACGGACAAGTGTGTGATATGCAAGCGaagattaattgcatctggataagtaggtttccctttgaactttacGTAGTAAACTtatatcggatatactcgatcaatcggtagatgtgatatctttgaaccgtcgaactttgttgTATAACTAGACGACataagtcacacaattaaccctcaactatctatggttctcacggttgtgttcgtttcagccatgaacaccgcctggtttcgtgaatgcatagagaatgggcctttACCATCATTCCCCTTAAAGCGACTTAtacttcacactcacataggtgatttctaaacgtGTAGTCCTATAGACACACTATCTGGTCATGTTCTGCCAGCCTTAGATAATCATTAAAAActttaatgctttattaactcattaaaaaGCCTTAAGGTTTTATCTTTGTTTCTGAACATTATCATCATcacgagaatgggttgagttatttgataatattgaaccgtcattcataactttgtttgatctctttgaatctagttcttgggatctccagtctactaggtagagttaccgccatgatgacttgtcctaggcCTTAACCCCACTcccctcgatgatctttcaacaACCTCTCTAGATAGGCCTTTTGTTAGCGGATTCGatacgttatctcttgactttacgtagtcaatagtgataacaccactagagagtagctgtctaacggtattgtgtcGCCGTCGAATGTGACGCGATTTTCCGTTATACATAACGCTCCCTGCCCTACCTATTGCCGCTTGGCtatcacaatgtatacatataggtgccaaaggtttgggccaaaatggaatatcttccaagaaatttcggagccattcagcttcttcacggGCCTTGCCTAAAGTTATAAATTCAAATTCCATTGTAGAGCAGGCGATGCATGTCTGTTTTGATGATTTCtaagacactgctcctccaccaacggtgaaaacatatccactcgtggatttaacttcagatgatccggtgatccagtttgcatcactatatccctcaattactgcgggatatttattataatgcaaagcatagtttTGGGTGTGTTTCAAACACCCCAAGACTCGTTTCATTGTCATCCAATGAGTTTGACTGGGATTACTCGTGAATCGACTCAGcttgctaatagcacatgctatatctggtcgtgtacaattcataatatacatcaaacttcccaaaaCTCGGGCATAGTCCAATTGTGAgtcactttcaccttcattcttttgaagtgcaaaacttacatcaattggagtctttgtaacattgaaatttaaatacttgaacttgtcaagtaccttttcaatataatgtgactgTGATAATGGTAGACCttgtggagttttatggatcctaaTTCCTAAGATCAAATCAGCAACCCTTAAGTCTTTCATGTGAAATTTGCTAGCGAGTATACGCTTCGTAGCATTTACATCGACAATATctctactcattatcaacatgtcatcaacgtataaacaaacaatgacttcatgatttggagtatttttaatgtaaacacatttgtcacactcattaatcttaaatccatttgccaacattgtttggtcaaatttcgcatgccattgtttgggtgcttgtttaagtccataaagtgacttaacaagtttgcacacttttctttctttaccaggaaccacaaaaccctcaggttgttccatgtaaatttcttcctccaattctccatttaagaaagctgtcttgacatccatttgatggatttcaagaccatatACGGCTGCCAGtgccactaacacccgaatagatgttaTCCTTGTTACCAGCGAATATGTGTCAAAGTAATCAAGACCTTCTatttgtctataacctttgaccataagtcttgccttatatttgtcaatagtgccatcaactttcattttctttttaaaaatccattttgatcctaaaggattatttccaggaggaagatcaaccaattcccatgtatggttgttcaaattaattcaatctcactattgactgcctctttccaaaatgctgaatcaAAAGAAGACATTactgctttaaatgtttgaggctcattttcaagcaagaatgtcacaaaatctggtccaaaggaagtagatatcccttgacgtttgctacgccttggatcctcttcacttggtttactttcctttggttcttctCGCGGCcgtttagatctttcacttgacgactcacatttagttttatacggataaatgttttcaaagaattcagcattatctgattcaattaccgtattaacatgaatttcgggattgtccgatttgtgaaccaaaaaccgacaagctttgctgtttgtagcataggcaataaaaacacaatccacagtttttggtccgatttttacccttttgggcaaaggaacttggaccttttctaaacacccccacactttgaaatatttcaagttgggttttcttcctttccacagttcatatggaatagattgtgttttgctgtggggcacCCTGTTGAGTATTCGATTAGCTGTAAGGATAACTTTCCCCCACAAGTTTTGCGGTAAACTAGAACTTATtaataaagcattcatcatttcctttaatgttcggtttttcctttccgcaattccatttgattgtgctgtgtagggggcagtagtttgatgaataatttcatattctaaacatatctctgcaaaaggagattcatattctgcacccctatcacttctaatcatttttatctttttattcaattgattttgCACTTCGTTCTTGTATTgcttaaatgcatcaattgcttcatccttactattaaacaaatacacataacaatatcgagtgcaatcgtcaataaaagttataaaatactttttcccacaacgtgatggtattgacttcatatcacatatatctttgtggattaagtctaaaggatttgaactCCTACCAATAGACTTACATGGATgtttaacaaacttagattcaacatagatttcacattttgatttattacactcgaatttaggcaatacttttaaattaatcatttttcgcaaggttttatagttgacatgtcctaaacgaacatgccataaatcatttgactccaataagtaagacgaagctaaattcttattaatactgtcaacaaccattacattgagtttgaaaaggccctcggtgaggtagccctttcctatgaacatattattcttacttattacaattttctcactaaCCAGCACGCACTTAAACCCGTTTTTGACGAGTAATCCGGCTGAAACTAAATTCTTCCTAATTGTTGGAACGTGCAGaacgttgttgagagtcagcacACTATTTCTAGCTACTATTGGAAGCTAATCTCTCAGATCTTGCCAATTTCAAGCAATCTATCTTGCAGTTACTGTTAGAAGCTAGTATATCAAATCTTGCCAACTTAATATCTTGCAGTTATCACATGATAACTATTGGTTGCCATAACTATATCAAGCCATAATAAAGAAGTTCAGCTGTCTCATGCTAGCAGTACTTGTACCATTGATTCACAATATTTATTCAAACTCCATTAAAGAATGTTCAATTtcagacaaacaaatcaaaacaacCAATACAAAACAAATATACCGTGAATCATAATTAATCATTTCAACATTCAAAATCTTGAAATTTACAGTATGTTTTTCAGATGTACTTTGGTCAAACTTTCACCGTTTATCCATGTTTACTCCCACTCTCCACCTCTCAGTTACCTAGGGAATATTTCTTAACACTTTATGAGTTGTTTTTTTGTTGGTTTTTAAAACCATAGTTTTTGTTCTCATTCTCTTCAAATACAACTAAAATATTCTgtctcaataaaaaaaaaattccccccATAGGGCCATTGTTAGTAAAAAATAGATTTAGAAGTTAAAATACAGTATCAAATTGTCCtgatacatatatattatgtgtACTGATAAAGATACAGACCCTATTTTCTGAGCTCTACACATCCAAAGATAGACAATAGTAGGCCATCTAAAAGGAAAGTGAATCCCAAACACCACTACAAAAACCAAGACCCCTTTTtccaagaaaaaaaagaaaatagaaactAATTTCAAGAAGAAATAGAGAAATAGTACTACTAGTGATATCCCTTACTGATTTCATAAGCAAAAAAAAACCCTTCAAAGTTGCATTCTTTTCCTCTCAAAACCTTCATAAAGAGCAAAAACCATGCTATAATTTTTCAAGAATCTTCAATGGGGTTGCCCAAGAAACCACTTTGTtgcattttctttgttttcttggtCATTCTTGCAATTTTCAAACTAATAGCACCAGTTGAATCTGCATCTGGTGACACTACTTTAGTGTACAAAGGTTGTGCAAAACAGGCATTATCAGATCCATCTGGTGTTTACTCACAAGCCCTTTCAACTCTTTTTGGCTCACTTGTTTCACAATCTTCAAAGTCTAAGTTTTACAAAACTACTACAGGTACCggccaaacaacaataacagGTCTTTTTCAATGTATAGGTGACCTTTCAAATGTTGATTGTTATAAATGTGTGAATGGTTTACCTATACTAATGGACAAACTATGTGGCAACCCTACTCCTGTTGCTGCACGAATTCAACTTTTAGGATGTTACATGTTATATGAGGTATCTGGTTTTCCTCAAATATCAGGTATGGAAATGTTGTACAAGACTTGTAGTGGGAAAAATAATCCAGGTAGTGGATTTGAAGAGAAGAGGGATACTGCTTTTTCCACATTGGAAAATGGCATGGCTAGTGCTAGTAATGGATTTTACACAGCAAATTATGAGTCTATTTTTGTTTTGGGACAATGTGAAGGAGATGTCGGAAATTCTGATTGTGCTGAGTGTGTTAAAAATGCTGTCCAAAAAGCTCAAGTTGAATGTGGTAGCTCAGTTTCTGGCCAAATTTTCCTACACAAGTGCTTTGTCAGTTTTAATTATTATCCAGATGGGGCTCCCAAAAAACC includes these proteins:
- the LOC132609010 gene encoding plasmodesmata-located protein 2-like; the protein is MGLPKKPLCCIFFVFLVILAIFKLIAPVESASGDTTLVYKGCAKQALSDPSGVYSQALSTLFGSLVSQSSKSKFYKTTTGTGQTTITGLFQCIGDLSNVDCYKCVNGLPILMDKLCGNPTPVAARIQLLGCYMLYEVSGFPQISGMEMLYKTCSGKNNPGSGFEEKRDTAFSTLENGMASASNGFYTANYESIFVLGQCEGDVGNSDCAECVKNAVQKAQVECGSSVSGQIFLHKCFVSFNYYPDGAPKKPSASSNWSPSASAGQDTGKTVAIILGGAAGVAFLVICMLFARNQMKKQDDY